In Erigeron canadensis isolate Cc75 chromosome 7, C_canadensis_v1, whole genome shotgun sequence, one DNA window encodes the following:
- the LOC122609034 gene encoding AP-1-like transcription factor yap1 codes for MWRTIRFVQPQDPSSSRTKPKHKSPELRRQGFFEYELTSGDRVYEFEFNLDDFRSRLRFPEADSNGHNNFDEFESNDIMFATLISLGYEVSIVGSPKPIRSPPPKTCSLRSSSSPKTPSPQHSSTSSSSPSIPKSPQMPIHQSSPLPEFNSPIPPTMEPSQSQTIISQIPSSSSLPLSPTPTYFQNRRKSIPVNIQKNLKRSRIEDAHDLNETDSDDETENKFADDVMDILEGQRGNEGGVENTREVERSGLGERQKENVGLRLVENIYKRRIRPRLEDESSQLLQSQTSARHSEVSQQTDVSSLHELNPRNPETVMMSSGHSVDSLEATEVSESVLPLPVDAQRLISQFVEGIEEGQTSELLVARNVITGKLPATESRPLLRLRTGGALVIRTPVASTFPSSTTTTPIIPSIPPTTTSTPTQSFPDPSSPHHSSSSSSSSESFASTEYLSDCSPNRLTTSGLPTDTLIVSLLNRLRSEEPNLSNHKRTIFHSLQAYLSHQETERTRQAKVEALQKRVRELDQQCRLADISRSRDDQDPDDQPEGRILEISERVMQVKNKMFKM; via the exons atgtGGAGAACCATCAGATTTGTTCAACCACAAGATCCTTCAAGTTCGAGAACAAAACCAAAGCAtaaatctccagaacttcgcCGACAAGGTTTCTTTGAGTATGAACTTACTTCTGGAGATAGAGTATATGAATTTGAGTTCAACCTAGATGATTTCAGAAGTCGTCTGAGATTTCCAGAAGCTGATTCTAATGGTCATAATAACTTTGATGAGTTTGAGTCAAATGATATCATGTTCGCTACTTTGATATCACTTGGGTATGAAG TGTCAATTGTTGGGTCTCCGAAACCAATTAGATCTCCACCTCCGAAAACATGTTCTTTGagatcttcttcttcaccaAAAACACCGTCACCTCAACATTCAtcaacttcatcttcatcaccATCAATACCAAAATCACCTCAAATGCCTATTCATCAATCCTCACCACTTCCTGAATTCAATTCACCAATTCCACCAACCATGGAACCATCGCAATCTCAAACTATCATCTCACAaattccttcatcttcttcacttcCATTATCACCAACACCAACATATTTTCAAAATCGAAGAAAATCAATTCCTGTCAACATTCAGAAAAACCTTAAGAGATCAAGAATTGAAGATGCACATGACTTAAATGAAACTGACTctgatgatgaaactgaaaataaatttgctgatgatgtaatGGATATTCTGGAGGGACAAAGGggaaatgagggaggagttgaaaataccCGAGAGGTTGAGAGATCCGGGCTAggagaaaggcaaaaagaaaacgttggcctccgCTTAGTTGAAAACATTTATAAACGCCGGATTCGACCTAGGTTAGAAGacgagagctcccaactcttgcaaAGTCAAACCTCCGCacgccattcggaagtctctcaacagactgacgtctcatcaTTGCACGAGCtaaatccac gaaatcctgagacAGTAATGATGTCTTCAGGTCACTCGGTAGACTCACTTGAGGCTACTGAAGTGTCAGAATCTGTTCTTCCTCTTCCTGTTGACGCTCAAAGGTTGATATCTCAGTTTGTTGAAGGGATTGAGGAGGGTCAAACAAGTGAACTCCTCGTGGCTAGAAATGTTATAACTGGAAAGCTCCCAGCCACCGAATCCAGACCTTTACTGAGATTGCGTACTGGAGGTGCTCTTGTAATTCGTACTCCAGTAGCATCTACATttccatcatcaacaacaacaacaccgaTAATTCCATCAATTCCACCAACAACAACATCCACACCTACTCAATCATTCCCTGATCCCAGTTCACcacatcattcttcttcaagttcttccTCTTCTGAATCATTTGCATCCACTGAATACTTAAGTGATTGTTCACCAAACCGTCTTACCACCAGTGGTCTCCCAACCGATACTTTGATCGTTTCTCTCTTGAATAGGTTGAGGTCTGAAGAACCAAATCTTTCCAATCATAAAAGAACAATCTTTCATTCACTTCAAGCTTATCTatcacatcaagaaactgaaAGAACAAGGCAAGCTAAAGTTGAAGCTTTACAGAAACGGGTTCGTGAGCTTGATCAACAATGCAGACTGGCTGATATCTCcaggagtcgggatgatcaagatcctgatgatcaacccgaggggagAATATTAGAGATATCGGAGAGGGTCATGCAAGTAAAGAACAAAATGTTCAAGATGTGA
- the LOC122609035 gene encoding uncharacterized protein LOC122609035, whose translation MKWRAATGVMCDKRIPLKVKGKFYRVAIRPAMLYGLECWAMTKAQVVRVEVAEMRMLRWTCGKTLAERIPTGVFRAELEVGTIINKLREERLRWFGHVRRRDETTPRRRADSINVDGIRRRGRPKMRWEDRLAKDLIELGLLEDMTSDRTAWRTRIRVEY comes from the coding sequence ATGAAGTGGAGAGCAGCTACTGGAGTCATGTGTGACAAGAGGATCCCGCTAAAGGTGAAAGGGAAGTTTTATAGAGTGGCTATTAGACCGGCTATGCTATACGGGTTAGAATGTTGGGCGATGACGAAAGCCCAAGTGGTTCGAGTAGAGGTGGCTGAGATGAGGATGTTAAGGTGGACTTGCGGGAAGACCTTAGCAGAGAGGATCCCGACGGGAGTTTTTAGAGCAgaacttgaagtagggaccatcattaacaaACTAAGGGAAGAGCgcttgagatggtttggccatGTTAGGAGAAGGGATGAAACTACACCACGAAGGAGAGCGGACTCTATTAATGTGGACGGCATACGAAGAAGGGGACGACCtaagatgaggtgggaggatCGATTAGCGAAGGACCTAATAGAACTTGGCCTGTTGGAGGACATGACGTCGGATAGGACGGCatggagaactaggattagagtagaaTATTAG
- the LOC122609036 gene encoding uncharacterized protein LOC122609036: protein MGEVAETFRSTTSTRFSLEIQNGAHMDADQLWTHLAKGMRETAKAVLGETRGTGSQRNGGRESWWISEEVQTKVAIKLSCFKELIKSKQNGTNEDWYMARQRYYEPKKEANKIVAIAKERAYEELYKKLDSKEGKNDIFRIAKVRERKRRDLGDVIYIKDESGWSIVKVEDIRKRWEEYFAKLFNRGESGRSEGGIDHGTYSDICCDDDDTLRISQEEVRLALKKMGRNKATGPDQIPIEAWRCLGDVGISLLTSLFNKIWTNAKMQEEWRLSEVILIYKNKGDVQSCSNYRGIKLLSHEAMGESDRDEA, encoded by the coding sequence ATGGGTGAAGTAGCAGAGACGTTTAGATCGACAACCAGCACGAGGTTCTCATTAGAGATTCAAAACGGCGCGCATATGGATGCTGATCAGTTGTGGACACACTTGGCAAAGGGTATGAGGGAGACGGCAAAGGCGGTACTAGGGGAAACAAGAGGGACAGGTAGTCAGCGTAATGGGGGTAGGGAATCTTGGTGGATCAGTGAAGAGGTCCAGACCAAGGTTGCGATAAAACTTAGTTGCTTTAAAGAACTTATCAAGAGCAAGCAAAACGGGACAAATGAGGACTGGTACATGGCTAGGCAGAGATACTACGAACCCAAGAAAGAGGCAAACAAGATTGTAGCTATAGCAAAGGAAAGAGCGTACGAAGAACTGTATAAGAAACTAGACTCCAAGGAAGGCAAAAACGATATATTCAGAATTGCTAAAGTAAGGGAGAGAAAACGTAGGGATTTAGGGGACGTCATCTATATTAAGGATGAAAGCGGATGGAGCATAGTGAAGGTGGAAGACATTAGGAAAAGATGGGAAGAGTACTTCGCCAAACTGTTTAATAGGGGAGAGTCGGGGAGAAGTGAAGGAGGAATCGATCACGGTACTTACTCAGACATATGTTGCGACGACGATGATACTCTGAGGATCAGCCAAGAGGAAGTAAGGCTCGCCCTTAAGAAGATGGGGAGAAACAAAGCAACAGGTCCAGACCAAATTCCTATCGAGGCATGGAGATGCTTAGGAGATGTGGGGATAAGCCTGTTGACAAGCCTTTTCAACAAGATTTGGACAAATGCAAAAATGCAAGAAGAATGGAGACTTAGTGAGGTCATACTTATCTATAAGAACAAGGGGGACGTGCAGAGTTGTAGCAACTATAGGGGCATTAAACTCCTAAGTCATGAAGCTATGGGAGAGAGTGATAGAGATGAGGCTTAG